A window of Oncorhynchus nerka isolate Pitt River linkage group LG4, Oner_Uvic_2.0, whole genome shotgun sequence contains these coding sequences:
- the LOC115117679 gene encoding thioredoxin-like protein 1 encodes MVGVKVIGNDSEFQPELTAAGSRLAVVKFTMAGCRPCVRISPAFNMLSNKYPHVVFLEVDVHVCQATAAANNISATPTFLFFRNKVRVDLYQGADASGLEEKIKQHVENDPGSNEDSDIPKGYMDLMPFVNKAGCECLNESDESGFDNCLVKDTTYLESDCDEQLLVTMAFNQPVKLYSMKLQTSDFAQAPKCVKIFINLPRSMDFDDAERSEATQTLDLAEEDFKDDGLIPLRYVKFQNVQSVTMFVKNNQGDEETTKINYLTFIGTPVQATNMNDFKRVVGKKGESH; translated from the exons ATGGTCGGGGTAAAAGTAATCGGGAATGATTCAGAATTTCAACCTGAGTTAACAGCCGCCGGTTCGAGACTTGCGGTAGTGAAGTTCACAATGGCAGG GTGTCGACCCTGTGTCAGAATATCCCCCGCTTTCAACATGTTGAGTAACAAGTACCCACACGTGGTTTTCCTTGAAGTCGATGTACACGTCTGTCAG gcaACGGCTGCCGCCAACAACATCTCTGCCACGCCAACGTTTTTGTTTTTCCGTAACAAAGTGCGCGTCGACCTGTATCAGGGTGCAGATGCCTCAGGACTAGAGGAGAAGATCAAGCAGCATGTAGAAAACGACCCTGGAAGCAACGAGGACTCGGACATTCCCAAGGGATAT ATGGACCTGATGCCGTTTGTGAACAAAGCTGGCTGCGAGTGCCTAAACGAGAGCGACGAGAGCGGCTTTGACAACTGCTTAGTCAAGGACACCACCTACCTGGAGTCCGACTGCGATGAGCAG CTCCTCGTTACGATGGCCTTTAACCAACCTGTCAAGCTGTACTCCATGAAGCTGCAGACCTCTGACTTCG CCCAGGCACCAAAGTGTGTGAAGATCTTCATTAACCTTCCTCGCTCCATGGACTTTGACGATGCTGAGCGGAGCGAGGCCACCCAGACCCTGGACCTGGCCGAGGAGGACTTCAAGGACGACGGGTTGATTCCGCTGAGATATGTCAAGTTCCAGAACGTTCAGAGCGTCACG ATGTTTGTGAAGAACAATCAAGGGGATGAAGAGACGACTAAAATCAATTACCTTACTTTTATTGGGACCCCTGTACAAGCAACAAACATGAATGACTTCAAACGG GTTGTGGGCAAGAAAGGAGAGAGTCActga